From Synergistaceae bacterium, one genomic window encodes:
- a CDS encoding 6-phosphofructokinase: protein MSDKKIKRIGVLTSGGDAPGMNAVIRAVYRTANYFGIQSIGIRRGWQGLINGDFVVLNDDVVRHTVGRGGTVLYTARSPEFMTEAGRQKALATCKMLGLDGVIAVGGDGTFRGALELSRLGVPVMGIPATIDNDIGCTNYTIGFDSACNTAIDCIDKLRDTMQSHERCSVVEVMGRHAGFLALYVGLAVDATSVLVPEREMDFEQHVIERIQNARLSGITHFMIVVAEGAGSAVEIGQKIKESLGMDPRVTVLGHIQRGGAPTGRDRETATRMGYYAVKAFAEGRSGSVICTREGGIVETPIEEALKMEKHLQMERYDILEAISSTSSSTGIKQ, encoded by the coding sequence ATGTCAGACAAGAAAATAAAGCGTATAGGAGTCCTCACAAGCGGCGGAGATGCCCCCGGAATGAATGCCGTTATTCGCGCTGTTTACAGGACTGCAAATTATTTCGGGATTCAGTCTATAGGAATCCGGCGAGGCTGGCAGGGCTTAATCAACGGTGATTTTGTCGTATTAAATGATGATGTAGTTCGTCATACTGTAGGACGGGGCGGAACTGTTTTATATACAGCTAGGAGTCCTGAATTTATGACGGAGGCAGGCCGGCAAAAAGCTCTAGCAACTTGCAAAATGTTAGGTCTTGACGGTGTTATTGCTGTAGGAGGCGACGGGACATTTAGGGGCGCGCTTGAACTTTCACGGCTCGGCGTTCCTGTTATGGGAATTCCCGCTACAATCGATAATGATATAGGCTGCACAAATTACACTATAGGATTTGACTCGGCGTGTAATACTGCTATTGACTGCATTGACAAATTACGCGATACTATGCAGTCTCATGAAAGATGCTCGGTCGTTGAAGTCATGGGAAGACATGCGGGATTTCTTGCGCTTTATGTAGGACTCGCAGTTGACGCAACTTCTGTATTAGTTCCTGAGCGTGAAATGGATTTCGAGCAGCACGTAATAGAAAGAATTCAGAACGCAAGACTTTCAGGAATTACACATTTTATGATTGTCGTAGCAGAAGGAGCAGGCAGCGCAGTGGAAATCGGCCAGAAAATAAAGGAGTCCCTCGGAATGGATCCGCGTGTTACAGTGTTAGGGCATATTCAGCGAGGCGGAGCACCTACAGGACGAGACAGAGAGACAGCGACTCGAATGGGCTATTATGCTGTGAAGGCGTTTGCTGAAGGACGTTCGGGGAGCGTTATTTGTACTCGTGAGGGCGGAATTGTTGAGACTCCCATTGAAGAAGCCCTAAAAATGGAGAAACATTTACAAATGGAACGTTATGACATTCTTGAGGCTATATCTTCAACTTCAAGTTCAACAGGAATAAAGCAATAA
- the ligA gene encoding NAD-dependent DNA ligase LigA, with translation MNIFQTRMNELYNLVKYHAGLYYDKDSPEISDFEYDSLVRELNDLEREHPEFKRENFLTHNVGGSVSNLFSPVNHDIPMLSLDNVFTSEELENFFMRIKRDNKFTCEMKIDGLAVSLIYQDGQLIQGATRGNGQTGENVTENILAIDSIPKKLINYPSGQIEVRGEILMTLDRFNALNQLRTERGEKTFANPRNAAAGTLRQKDKRIISERGLDIFLYYVVNAESFGITSQIKSLEFLQNLGLPVQSAYKYCENLDEVNNFIAHWQNERYNLNYITDGVVIKLDDLTQWQEIGSTSHAPRWAVAYKYPPEEVLTRIKDIKISVGRTGVLTPVAILEPVKLAGTVVQRAGLHNYDEITRKDIRVGDLARVRKAAEIIPEIIEVDKSARKGSEKIFTMPENCPVCESEVVRLPGEIAYRCTNRASCPAQLIEGLKYFASRSGMNIKGLGDSLAAKLIESGLVKCLSDIYSLKISDWLKLDKIANKSAENIMNELQSSKTRPLENLITALGIPDVGKNAAALLVDRFGNIDALKSASESDIAQIEGIGPIIAKSVHEFFRNESNLNLIENFRALGLNMTSNNIIVNGQLSGKIFVFTGSLDSMTREQAAERVKNLGGRVSESVSKKTSYLVAGDKTGSKLEKANKLGVKILSEQEFISMISDT, from the coding sequence GTCGGAGGCTCAGTAAGTAATTTATTTTCTCCTGTAAATCATGATATTCCCATGTTGTCGCTTGATAATGTTTTTACGAGTGAAGAGCTGGAAAATTTTTTCATGAGAATTAAACGCGATAATAAATTTACTTGTGAAATGAAAATTGACGGGCTCGCAGTCTCATTAATTTATCAAGACGGGCAATTGATTCAGGGCGCGACTCGTGGCAACGGGCAAACGGGCGAAAATGTTACGGAAAATATTTTAGCGATTGACTCAATTCCTAAGAAATTAATAAATTATCCATCGGGGCAAATTGAAGTCAGGGGCGAAATTTTGATGACTCTTGACAGGTTTAACGCGCTCAATCAATTACGTACAGAACGAGGGGAGAAGACTTTTGCGAATCCAAGAAATGCCGCCGCCGGGACTCTTAGACAGAAGGATAAACGCATAATTTCAGAACGGGGACTCGATATATTTTTGTATTATGTCGTAAACGCTGAGTCATTCGGAATAACGAGTCAAATAAAATCGCTCGAATTCCTGCAAAATTTAGGCCTTCCTGTTCAGAGTGCTTATAAATACTGTGAGAATCTTGACGAGGTTAATAATTTCATAGCTCACTGGCAAAATGAACGCTATAACTTGAATTATATTACTGATGGAGTAGTAATAAAGCTCGATGATTTGACTCAATGGCAGGAAATCGGCTCAACTTCTCACGCTCCCCGCTGGGCAGTAGCATATAAATATCCCCCTGAAGAAGTATTAACGCGCATTAAAGATATAAAAATTTCAGTCGGCCGGACGGGAGTATTGACTCCTGTAGCAATTCTTGAGCCTGTAAAACTTGCCGGGACTGTAGTGCAGCGGGCAGGACTCCATAATTATGACGAGATTACGCGTAAGGATATTAGAGTCGGTGATTTGGCAAGAGTCAGAAAAGCAGCGGAAATTATCCCCGAAATTATAGAAGTCGACAAATCAGCGCGTAAAGGCAGCGAGAAAATTTTTACAATGCCGGAAAATTGCCCGGTTTGTGAGTCTGAAGTCGTGAGATTGCCCGGTGAAATTGCTTACAGGTGCACAAATCGCGCGTCTTGTCCTGCTCAATTGATAGAAGGCTTGAAATATTTTGCGTCCCGTTCAGGTATGAATATTAAGGGACTCGGTGATAGTTTAGCAGCTAAGTTAATAGAATCCGGGCTCGTTAAATGCTTGAGCGATATTTATAGCTTGAAAATTTCTGACTGGCTCAAACTTGATAAGATAGCTAATAAAAGCGCAGAAAATATCATGAATGAGTTGCAATCATCAAAGACTCGCCCGCTTGAGAATTTAATTACTGCTCTGGGAATTCCTGATGTCGGAAAAAATGCAGCTGCTTTATTAGTTGATAGATTCGGGAATATTGACGCGTTAAAATCAGCAAGTGAAAGCGATATAGCACAAATTGAAGGAATCGGGCCGATTATCGCGAAAAGTGTTCACGAGTTTTTCAGGAACGAGTCAAATTTGAATTTAATCGAGAATTTCCGCGCGCTTGGCCTGAACATGACAAGTAATAATATTATAGTCAACGGGCAATTATCCGGAAAAATATTTGTCTTCACTGGGAGTCTTGACTCAATGACTCGCGAACAGGCAGCCGAACGAGTCAAAAATTTGGGCGGGCGGGTCTCTGAAAGTGTCAGCAAGAAAACAAGTTATCTAGTTGCAGGCGACAAAACAGGCTCAAAACTTGAGAAGGCAAATAAACTCGGAGTAAAAATTTTAAGCGAGCAGGAATTTATAAGCATGATTAGTGATACATAA